A part of Streptococcus porcinus genomic DNA contains:
- a CDS encoding putative polysaccharide biosynthesis protein produces the protein MDKNKNKLTQEELMLQGTVWSTASNFISRLLGVIYIIPWLIWMGQHATQANALFNMGYNVYAYFLLISTTGLNVAIAKQVAKYNSLNQKEHSYQLIRTTLKLMIILGLIFSVTMYITSPFFSTLSGSDGQLIPVMHSLSLAVFIFPVMSVIRGIFQGHNNIKPYALSQIAEQIIRVIWMLTATFMIMKIGSGDYLHAVTQSTLAAFIGMIASMAVLVFYLAKEGLLKAILAKPKQDVPIDAKGLLLETLKESIPFIVIGSAIQAFQLIDQWTYSNTMLLFTNYTKEQLLIQFGYFNANPAKITMILIAVAASIGGVGIALLTENHIKKDSRASAKLIINNVVMLMIFLLPALLGAIILARPLYSVFYGFSEVEAINLFRAVLFQTILLALYTLLAPMLQALFENRKALYYFAYGILTKLVLQVPLIYLFHAYGPIIATSLGLLVPIYLMYKRLHQVTKFNRKLLLKQLTLIALLTAIMGIVVAFANWLLGFVFIPTGRLSSLLYLLIIGLIGIIVYGYLTLATHQLDKLIGHKAEKLRARLKMP, from the coding sequence ATGGATAAGAATAAAAATAAACTGACACAAGAAGAATTAATGTTGCAGGGAACAGTTTGGTCCACAGCGAGCAACTTTATCAGTCGTTTACTTGGGGTTATTTATATTATTCCCTGGTTAATTTGGATGGGGCAACACGCCACTCAGGCCAACGCACTCTTTAATATGGGCTATAATGTGTATGCCTATTTTTTATTGATTTCAACAACAGGGTTGAATGTTGCCATTGCAAAACAAGTTGCTAAGTATAATTCCCTTAATCAAAAAGAACATAGTTACCAACTAATCCGAACAACCTTGAAATTAATGATTATTCTTGGTCTGATTTTTTCGGTTACTATGTATATAACGTCACCTTTCTTTTCAACCTTATCTGGGTCGGACGGTCAGCTGATACCAGTTATGCACAGCCTGTCGCTCGCTGTTTTTATATTTCCTGTCATGAGCGTTATCCGCGGTATCTTCCAAGGCCACAATAATATAAAACCTTATGCTCTTAGCCAAATAGCAGAGCAGATTATCAGGGTGATTTGGATGCTAACAGCTACCTTTATGATTATGAAGATAGGATCTGGCGACTACCTGCACGCAGTTACTCAATCGACACTAGCTGCTTTCATTGGTATGATTGCGAGTATGGCTGTTCTAGTTTTTTATTTAGCAAAAGAGGGGCTCTTAAAGGCTATTTTAGCTAAACCAAAGCAAGATGTTCCAATTGATGCTAAGGGCTTGTTATTGGAAACGTTGAAAGAGTCAATTCCTTTTATTGTGATAGGGAGTGCTATCCAAGCTTTTCAACTGATTGACCAGTGGACCTATTCCAATACGATGCTTCTTTTCACAAATTATACTAAAGAGCAACTCTTGATTCAATTTGGTTATTTTAATGCTAATCCTGCTAAAATTACCATGATTTTAATTGCCGTGGCAGCTTCTATAGGTGGTGTTGGGATTGCACTTTTGACAGAGAACCATATCAAAAAGGATAGTCGTGCATCGGCAAAATTGATTATTAATAATGTGGTTATGTTGATGATATTTCTTTTGCCGGCGTTACTAGGTGCTATTATCTTGGCTCGCCCCCTTTATTCTGTTTTTTATGGTTTCAGTGAAGTTGAGGCGATTAACTTATTTAGGGCAGTTCTTTTTCAAACAATTTTATTAGCTCTATATACCTTATTAGCTCCAATGTTACAAGCTCTTTTTGAGAATCGTAAGGCTCTCTATTATTTTGCTTATGGTATCCTTACTAAACTTGTTTTACAAGTACCATTGATTTATCTTTTCCACGCCTATGGTCCCATTATTGCCACCTCACTGGGCTTACTAGTGCCTATTTATCTGATGTATAAGCGTCTTCACCAAGTCACTAAGTTCAATCGAAAACTATTACTGAAACAGCTAACTTTAATTGCTCTACTAACAGCTATTATGGGAATTGTGGTAGCATTTGCTAATTGGCTTTTAGGATTTGTTTTTATTCCAACCGGACGTCTATCTAGTCTCCTTTATCTCTTGATTATTGGTTTGATTGGAATCATAGTATACGGTTATTTAACTCTTGCGACACATCAGTTGGATAAGTTAATTGGTCATAAGGCAGAAAAACTTAGAGCTAGGTTAAAAATGCCCTGA
- a CDS encoding FecCD family ABC transporter permease: MALKNSRMSQQKRDFFLLFTLISFTFLVILYLSLRFGAKSMTHQELMQVLLHQSSNQRQVTIIWDMRLPRIFAAILVGAALAVSGALMQAITRNPIADPGLLGINSGAGLALVIAYALFHHLHYSVIILVCLSGSILASIIIFSLSYRVGKGYQQLRLILAGAMVSTLLSALGRAITNYFHLANAIIGWQAGGLVGTNWQMLAYIAPIILLSLITVQLLAYQLSILSLSETQSKALGQSTTKLTIIFLGLVLLLASASVAIAGSIAFVGLIIPHLIKNYLPQNYQLSLPLIAFAGATFLLAVDLICRTMNPPFETPLTAIIGFLGFPAFLWLVRKGGKA; encoded by the coding sequence ATGGCCTTGAAAAATTCACGCATGTCTCAACAAAAAAGAGACTTTTTCCTTCTTTTTACCCTTATCAGTTTCACTTTTTTGGTGATCCTTTATTTAAGCCTCCGTTTTGGAGCTAAATCAATGACTCATCAAGAATTGATGCAAGTTTTACTCCATCAATCTTCTAACCAGAGGCAAGTGACTATCATATGGGATATGAGATTACCAAGAATTTTTGCTGCCATTCTTGTTGGTGCGGCCTTGGCTGTATCAGGAGCCTTAATGCAAGCTATTACGCGGAACCCCATTGCTGATCCAGGCTTATTGGGGATTAATAGCGGAGCTGGACTAGCACTTGTCATTGCTTACGCACTCTTTCATCATCTCCATTACTCAGTCATTATCTTAGTCTGTTTATCAGGTTCCATCCTTGCTAGCATCATTATCTTTAGTCTCTCCTATCGGGTGGGAAAAGGTTACCAACAATTAAGATTAATACTGGCTGGCGCTATGGTATCAACTCTATTGTCAGCATTAGGTCGAGCAATCACTAATTATTTTCATTTAGCTAATGCGATTATTGGTTGGCAAGCTGGAGGTTTGGTCGGAACTAATTGGCAGATGTTAGCCTATATTGCACCAATCATCCTTCTTTCTTTAATTACCGTTCAACTATTAGCTTATCAGTTATCCATATTAAGTTTAAGTGAAACTCAGTCAAAAGCCCTTGGGCAATCAACAACTAAGCTCACAATTATTTTTTTAGGATTAGTCTTACTCTTAGCTTCAGCTTCGGTAGCTATTGCAGGAAGTATCGCTTTTGTTGGTTTGATTATTCCACATCTCATTAAAAATTATCTTCCCCAAAATTATCAACTAAGTTTGCCCTTGATTGCTTTTGCAGGAGCAACTTTTCTCTTAGCTGTTGATTTAATTTGTCGGACTATGAATCCTCCCTTCGAAACACCGCTTACTGCAATTATTGGCTTTTTAGGATTCCCAGCATTTTTGTGGCTAGTTAGAAAAGGGGGTAAGGCATGA
- a CDS encoding iron-hydroxamate ABC transporter substrate-binding protein yields MKKIFRLLPLLIACLLMVACSTQTEKANQDKLKISQMPKISGFTYKGQVPENPKRVVSLASTYTGYLAKLDINLVGITSYDQKNPVLKKYIKGAKVVSPTDLEAITALKPDLIIVGSNEEKRDQLAQIAPLISVEYRKHDYLQVFSDFGKVFNKTKETDKWLKNWTNKTKKLAKEVKAVTGKEATFTVMGLFEKEIYLFGKDWGRGGEIIHQAFGYKAPAKVEKDVFPKGYLSISQEVLPDYIGDYVIVAAEDKKTGSALYESDMWKNLPAVKAKHVIKVNANTFYFTDPLSLEHELKTLKKAILENKN; encoded by the coding sequence ATGAAAAAAATCTTTAGGTTGTTGCCCCTTTTAATTGCTTGTTTACTCATGGTAGCTTGCTCAACGCAAACAGAAAAAGCTAATCAAGATAAACTGAAAATCTCACAAATGCCAAAAATTTCTGGTTTTACTTATAAAGGTCAAGTCCCTGAGAATCCTAAGCGAGTAGTCAGTTTAGCTTCTACTTACACAGGTTACTTGGCTAAGTTGGACATTAACCTTGTAGGTATCACTTCTTACGATCAAAAAAATCCAGTATTGAAAAAATACATTAAAGGGGCGAAAGTTGTTTCCCCAACTGATTTAGAAGCAATCACAGCTTTAAAACCTGACTTAATTATTGTCGGCTCAAATGAAGAAAAACGTGACCAACTGGCTCAAATTGCACCTTTAATTTCAGTAGAATACCGTAAACATGATTACCTGCAAGTCTTCTCAGACTTTGGTAAAGTTTTTAATAAAACTAAAGAAACTGATAAATGGTTAAAGAATTGGACTAACAAAACAAAAAAATTAGCTAAAGAGGTCAAAGCTGTAACAGGTAAAGAAGCTACCTTTACCGTGATGGGACTCTTTGAAAAAGAAATCTATCTTTTCGGAAAAGATTGGGGACGTGGTGGTGAAATCATTCATCAGGCCTTCGGCTATAAAGCTCCAGCTAAAGTTGAAAAAGATGTTTTTCCAAAAGGTTACCTCTCTATCTCTCAAGAAGTTTTACCTGACTATATCGGAGATTATGTAATAGTAGCTGCCGAAGATAAAAAAACAGGTTCTGCTCTTTATGAGAGTGATATGTGGAAAAACCTTCCTGCTGTCAAAGCAAAACACGTCATAAAAGTTAATGCCAACACCTTCTACTTCACTGACCCTCTATCTTTAGAACATGAGTTAAAAACTCTTAAAAAAGCAATCCTCGAAAACAAAAACTAA
- the upp gene encoding uracil phosphoribosyltransferase, with protein sequence MGKCQVISHPLIQHKLSILRREDTSTKNFRELVNEIAMLMGYEVSRDLPLEDVEIQTPVAKTVQKQLTGKKLAIVPILRAGIGMVDGFLSLVPAAKVGHIGMYRDEETFEPVEYLVKLPEDIDQRQIFVVDPMLATGGSAILAVDSLKKRGAANIKFVCLVAAPEGVKKLQEAHPDVDIYTAALDEKLNEHGYIVPGLGDAGDRLFGTK encoded by the coding sequence ATGGGAAAATGTCAAGTTATTTCACATCCACTTATTCAGCATAAACTATCAATCTTACGCAGAGAAGACACTTCAACAAAGAATTTTCGGGAATTAGTCAATGAAATTGCGATGTTGATGGGGTATGAAGTATCACGTGATCTTCCGCTTGAAGATGTAGAGATTCAAACACCAGTGGCAAAAACAGTGCAGAAACAACTTACAGGTAAAAAATTGGCTATTGTCCCAATACTTAGAGCAGGTATCGGAATGGTTGATGGCTTCTTAAGTTTAGTTCCAGCTGCGAAAGTTGGACATATCGGAATGTACCGTGATGAAGAAACTTTTGAGCCAGTTGAATACCTTGTTAAACTTCCTGAAGATATTGATCAACGTCAAATTTTTGTTGTAGACCCAATGCTTGCGACAGGGGGATCTGCTATCTTAGCTGTGGATTCCTTGAAAAAACGTGGGGCAGCTAATATTAAATTTGTTTGTCTCGTAGCAGCACCAGAGGGTGTGAAAAAGTTACAAGAAGCTCACCCTGATGTTGATATTTATACAGCAGCCTTGGACGAAAAGTTAAATGAACATGGCTACATTGTACCTGGTCTTGGTGATGCTGGTGATAGATTATTTGGTACAAAATAA
- a CDS encoding ABC transporter ATP-binding protein: protein MSTIQAKNMTVQCDQKTIIKELSLNLVTQKMTTIIGANGCGKSTLLKALTRILPHASGSVLIDGQDISSLPTKEIAKKLALLPQSQEASPGINVYELVSYGRYPHLNHMGHLSQEDHRIINWALSMTKLTDLADHCVDALSGGQKQRVWIAMALAQDTDTIFLDEPTTYLDLNHQLEVLDLLKELQVTSHKTIIMVLHDLNLSARYSDYLIAMKDGKIINQGSVSEIMTPHNIENIFAIDAQIVEDPIHHCPIMLTYQLI, encoded by the coding sequence ATGTCAACCATTCAGGCAAAAAATATGACTGTTCAATGTGATCAAAAAACAATTATTAAAGAATTATCATTGAATCTAGTCACTCAAAAAATGACAACAATTATTGGTGCTAATGGTTGTGGTAAATCAACTTTGCTTAAAGCACTTACAAGGATTCTTCCTCATGCATCTGGTAGTGTTTTGATTGACGGCCAAGACATTAGTTCACTTCCCACCAAAGAGATCGCCAAAAAATTAGCCTTGTTGCCTCAATCTCAAGAAGCTTCTCCAGGTATAAACGTCTATGAACTCGTGTCTTACGGTCGCTATCCACACCTTAATCACATGGGCCATCTCAGTCAAGAAGACCATCGTATTATTAACTGGGCCTTGTCAATGACGAAGTTAACAGACTTAGCTGATCACTGCGTTGACGCCCTATCTGGTGGCCAAAAACAGCGGGTTTGGATTGCTATGGCCCTAGCCCAAGATACCGATACCATTTTTTTGGATGAACCAACTACCTATTTAGATTTAAATCATCAGTTAGAGGTTTTAGACTTACTAAAAGAACTACAAGTTACTTCACATAAAACCATTATTATGGTTCTACATGATTTAAATTTATCAGCACGTTATTCCGACTATTTGATTGCTATGAAAGATGGCAAGATTATTAATCAAGGTAGCGTTTCAGAAATAATGACGCCACATAATATTGAAAATATATTCGCTATTGATGCTCAAATTGTGGAAGACCCTATCCATCACTGTCCTATTATGTTGACCTATCAACTAATATAA
- a CDS encoding UDP-N-acetylmuramoyl-L-alanyl-D-glutamate--L-lysine ligase produces MIRIETIIDLLKGDKNFREVIAEDSYYYHYTGLNFSKLSYDSRDADNQTLFFVKGANFKGEYLQSALNQGLQAYISEVDYEVGIPAIIVNDIKHAMSIIAMAFYDNPQDKLKLLAFTGTKGKTTSAYFAYHILKQSHKTAMLSTMNTTLDGQTFFKSQLTTPESLDLFKMMAECVSNGMTHLIMEVSSQAYLVGRVYGLTFDVGVFLNISPDHIGPIEHPNFEDYFYHKRLLMENSRAVIINSDMDHFHILKEQVAKQDHDFYGQASDNSITDSQAFTFKATGKLAGNYRTLLIGRFNQENAIAAGLACLRLGASHEDIQKGIAQTTVPGRMEVLNHPCGAKVFVDYAHNGDSLEKLVSVVEEHQKGQITLIIGSTGNKGESRRADFAKVINNHPNLSVILTADDPNFEDPQTISEEIASYVSRQLTIEVEREQAIKLGLQSCQEEEDALIIAGKGADAYQIVNGQKTDYAGDYTIAKAFIKTLN; encoded by the coding sequence ATGATAAGAATTGAAACAATTATTGATTTATTAAAGGGTGACAAAAACTTTCGTGAGGTCATTGCAGAAGATAGCTACTACTATCATTACACTGGTTTAAACTTTTCAAAACTCAGTTATGATAGCCGTGATGCAGATAATCAGACCTTATTTTTTGTAAAAGGAGCTAATTTTAAGGGAGAATACCTACAATCAGCACTAAATCAGGGCTTACAAGCTTATATTTCTGAAGTGGACTATGAAGTCGGTATTCCAGCAATTATTGTTAATGACATCAAGCATGCCATGTCTATTATTGCGATGGCTTTTTATGATAATCCACAAGATAAACTTAAGTTACTAGCATTTACAGGAACTAAAGGCAAAACGACTTCAGCTTATTTTGCTTACCATATTTTAAAGCAATCTCATAAGACAGCAATGCTATCCACAATGAATACTACTTTGGATGGACAAACTTTTTTCAAGTCACAATTAACAACACCTGAAAGCTTGGACCTCTTCAAAATGATGGCTGAATGTGTTTCTAATGGTATGACCCACTTGATTATGGAAGTTTCCAGTCAGGCCTATCTGGTTGGTCGGGTTTATGGTCTGACTTTCGATGTCGGCGTTTTTCTAAATATTAGTCCAGATCATATTGGACCAATTGAACATCCTAACTTTGAAGACTATTTTTACCACAAACGTCTTTTGATGGAAAATAGCCGTGCAGTTATTATTAATAGCGATATGGATCATTTCCACATCCTAAAAGAGCAAGTAGCCAAACAAGATCATGACTTTTATGGACAAGCATCTGATAATAGTATCACTGATAGTCAGGCTTTTACATTTAAGGCCACTGGTAAATTAGCAGGCAACTACAGAACACTCCTGATTGGACGCTTTAATCAAGAAAATGCTATTGCTGCTGGTTTAGCCTGCTTGCGTTTAGGAGCAAGCCACGAGGATATTCAAAAGGGGATAGCACAGACAACTGTCCCCGGCAGGATGGAAGTCCTCAACCATCCTTGCGGTGCAAAAGTTTTTGTTGACTATGCTCACAATGGAGATAGCTTAGAAAAACTTGTTTCTGTGGTTGAAGAACATCAAAAAGGTCAGATTACATTAATAATTGGTTCCACTGGCAATAAAGGGGAGAGCCGGCGTGCTGATTTTGCCAAAGTGATTAATAATCATCCAAACTTATCAGTTATTTTAACAGCTGATGATCCTAACTTTGAAGATCCTCAAACTATTTCAGAAGAAATTGCCAGCTATGTCTCTCGTCAACTTACTATTGAAGTAGAGCGTGAACAAGCTATCAAACTTGGATTGCAATCATGTCAAGAAGAAGAAGATGCCCTTATTATTGCTGGTAAAGGTGCAGATGCTTACCAAATTGTTAATGGCCAAAAAACAGACTACGCCGGTGATTATACAATCGCTAAAGCTTTCATAAAAACGTTAAACTAA
- a CDS encoding FecCD family ABC transporter permease, with protein sequence MKHLNKVQLILLLTLLVIFLSIVTLGIGDSSFSLKGISNLILGKADSTTVFILTKIRLPRLLAALFGGASLALSGNILQTLTKNPLADSGILGINAGAGIVIAIFTAFGFLETSTSLYSLPFFAMIGSGLSVTLVYHMSHIKNRPLNPVTLIITGVGLSMMLSSLMIALVGNVNRYKTDYIVTWLSGRITGDDWPTLKVILPLLIILWLISYWQAYQLNLMNLSDDMSITLGFQLRKERRLSLILSSSLAALSVVLVGNIAFVGLMAGHLSRQLAGEDHRLNLPTSFLLGMLLMLIADTITRVFLVGSNIPTGILVSIIGAPYFLYLMIKTKN encoded by the coding sequence ATGAAACATCTTAATAAAGTTCAGCTAATTCTGCTTTTAACTTTGCTTGTTATTTTCTTGAGTATCGTTACTCTTGGAATTGGTGATTCTAGCTTCTCACTTAAAGGCATTAGCAATCTTATTTTAGGCAAAGCTGATTCGACAACAGTATTTATTCTAACAAAGATACGATTACCTCGTCTGCTAGCAGCACTTTTTGGTGGAGCATCTCTAGCACTATCTGGTAATATTCTACAGACACTAACCAAGAACCCTCTAGCAGATTCTGGCATTCTAGGAATTAATGCTGGAGCTGGTATTGTAATTGCTATTTTCACTGCCTTTGGTTTTCTAGAGACGTCGACATCTCTTTATTCTTTACCTTTTTTTGCGATGATCGGATCAGGCCTTTCTGTGACCCTAGTCTATCACATGTCCCACATCAAAAATAGACCTCTAAACCCAGTGACTCTAATCATTACAGGCGTTGGACTTTCTATGATGCTCTCTAGTCTTATGATTGCTTTAGTTGGAAATGTTAATCGTTATAAAACCGACTATATCGTCACTTGGTTAAGCGGACGCATCACTGGAGATGATTGGCCAACTCTCAAAGTTATCTTGCCTCTTCTTATTATTCTATGGTTAATTAGTTATTGGCAGGCTTACCAGTTAAATCTTATGAATCTATCTGACGACATGTCAATTACTCTAGGTTTTCAATTAAGAAAAGAGCGTCGACTTTCACTAATTTTATCAAGTAGCCTTGCTGCCTTGAGTGTGGTTTTAGTCGGTAACATTGCCTTTGTCGGTTTAATGGCTGGCCACCTGAGTCGTCAACTAGCAGGTGAGGATCATCGCTTAAATTTACCAACAAGTTTTTTGCTTGGAATGCTTCTTATGCTTATTGCTGATACTATCACAAGAGTTTTCCTTGTTGGTTCTAATATTCCTACGGGTATTTTGGTTTCCATCATTGGTGCCCCTTATTTTCTTTATTTAATGATAAAAACTAAAAACTAA
- a CDS encoding DUF1803 domain-containing protein, which produces MLIVINPNKTTKQVFFKDLINYLYQHTNVTLRQLKKVFPDVRHLDRHLDLYIEETYILRDERRYYLNLPLLKSTEGLQLDSMVFVDNETPIYQELQELVFETRLANKTNDLIIIERTDFTRDTLTLSNYFYKLGKGYSLSTEQNKLYQIIGDVNPDYALKYLSTFLMKFIRKDLVLQKRPDIFCKTLVELNYLQEKEEHKYQLNGKLDQVSLHYVAPKKLDYHDNSQL; this is translated from the coding sequence ATGTTAATTGTAATTAATCCTAATAAGACAACCAAGCAAGTTTTCTTCAAAGATCTAATCAACTATCTTTATCAACATACAAATGTCACTTTACGACAGCTCAAAAAAGTATTTCCTGATGTAAGACATTTAGATCGGCACTTGGATCTTTATATTGAGGAAACTTACATTTTAAGAGATGAGCGTCGTTATTATTTGAATCTTCCACTTCTTAAGAGCACAGAAGGGTTACAGCTTGATAGCATGGTGTTTGTAGATAATGAAACTCCTATTTACCAAGAACTTCAAGAACTAGTTTTTGAGACTAGGCTGGCTAATAAAACTAATGATCTTATCATTATAGAACGAACTGATTTTACTAGAGATACATTAACCTTATCCAATTATTTTTATAAATTAGGAAAAGGTTATTCTTTATCCACGGAACAAAACAAACTGTATCAGATCATAGGGGATGTTAATCCAGACTACGCCTTAAAATATCTGAGCACGTTTTTAATGAAGTTTATTCGCAAAGATTTGGTCTTACAAAAAAGGCCAGATATTTTCTGTAAAACGCTTGTAGAGCTTAATTATTTGCAAGAAAAAGAGGAACATAAATACCAATTAAATGGGAAATTGGACCAAGTCTCTCTTCACTATGTAGCGCCAAAAAAGCTTGACTATCATGATAACAGTCAGCTTTGA